A genomic stretch from Mesoplodon densirostris isolate mMesDen1 chromosome 3, mMesDen1 primary haplotype, whole genome shotgun sequence includes:
- the LOC132485952 gene encoding LOW QUALITY PROTEIN: ubiquitin carboxyl-terminal hydrolase 1-like (The sequence of the model RefSeq protein was modified relative to this genomic sequence to represent the inferred CDS: deleted 1 base in 1 codon), translated as MPRVIPRESNRLSRGSPSKKPRRPLKFFQKKETKRALDFTDSQGNEEKTSEYRGSEIDQVIPAAQSSRVNCEKRKNLLPFVGLNNLGNTCYLNSILQVLYFCPGFKSGVKHLFNSISRKKEALKDEASQKAKGNCKGDSSVSFELICSLHSLIISVEQLQASFLLHPEKYTRKLATQPRRLLNTLRKLNPMYGGYLQHDAQEVLQCILGHIQETCHLLRKGVKNVAELSTKVEEKHQKEEMSGHNSMEMDSMRHSEDYKEKLPKVHGKRKSDTELGNMKRKVKVSKDHQSLKENQRQTRSKRKATVDSSDIPAKIIPQYISENESARPSQKKSRVKRNRFKSTAKQPSIISKSFSLGKITTNQESKGQSKENECGLEEDMGKYENDNTADGCGLQSPGKNVMPVKEVKPINKGAEPIGFELVEKLFQGQLVIRTRCLECESLTERREEFQDVIVPVQEDELSKVEESPESSSEPKPDMKTLRWAISQFASVERIGGENKYFCENCHHYTEAERSLLFDAMPEVLTIHLKCFAASGLEFDCYGGGLSKINTPLLIPLKLSLEEWSTKPTKDSYGLFAVVMHSGITISSGHYTASVKVTDLNSLEVDEENFVIDQTCEVGKPGPSNKEEARGVVKNYDDEEVSIRVSGNTQPSKVLNKKNVDTLGLLRGQKTQADYELFNKASHPDKVASAAFAENRNSETNNTNGTHESDRNKESNDQTGINMSDFENKISYAVQSLKGYEGKWLLFNDSQVKVTEEKDFLNSLSPSTSPTSTPYLLFYKKL; from the exons ATGCCCCGTGTCATACCTCGTGAAAGTAATAGGCTTTCAAGAGGTAGTCCCTCAAAAAAACCCAGACGTCCCTTGAAGTTTTTTCAGAAGAAGGAAACCAAGAGAGCCTTGGATTTCACAGATTctcaaggaaatgaagaa aaaacttctgAATACAGAGGATCTGAAATTGATCAAGTTATTCCTGCAGCACAGTCCTCACGTGTCAactgtgagaagagaaaaaacttgTTACCGTTTGTGGGACTGAATAATCTCGGCAATACTTGTTATCTTAATAGTATACTTCAGGTATTATATTTTTGTCCTGGTTTTAAATCTGGAGTGAAGCACTTATTTAATAGtatttcaaggaagaaagaagcccTAAAAGATGAAGCCAGTCAAAAAGCTAAGGGAAATTGCAAAGGAGATTCTTCAGTAAGTTTTGAACTAATATGCAGCTTACATTCCTTGATCATTTCAGTCGAACAGCTTCAGGCTAGTTTTCTCTTACATCCAGAGAAATATACTCGTAAACTTGCTACTCAGCCAAGGCGACTACTTAACACACTCAGGAAACTCAACCCTATGTATGGAGGATATCTACAGCATGATGCACAGGAAGTATTACAGTGTATTTTGGGACACATTCAAGAAACATGCCACCTCCTaagaaaaggagtaaaaaatGTGGCAGAGTTATCTACTAAGgtagaagaaaaacatcagaaagaggaaatgagtGGCCATAACAGCATGGAGATGGACAGTATGAGGCATTCTGAAGACTATAAAGAAAAACTGCCaaaagtacatgggaaaagaaaaagtgacactGAACTTGGTAACATGAAGAGAAAAGTTAAAGTCTCTAAGGACCACCAGTctttgaaagaaaaccagagacaaaccagatcaaaaagaaaagctACCGTTGATTCATCAGATATTCCTGCTAAAATAATCCCCCAGtacatttctgaaaatgagaGTGCAAGACCCTCACAAAAGAAATCAAGAGTTAAAAGAAACCGGTTCAAGTCTACAGCTAAGCAACCCAGCATTATTTCTAAATCCTTTAGTCTGGGTAAAATAACAACCAACCAAGAATCCAAAGGacaatctaaagaaaatgaatgtggTCTTGAAGAGGACATGGGGAAGTATGAGAATGATAATACAGCTGATGGTTGTGGACTTCAATCTCCAGGGAAGAATGTTATGCCTGTGAAGGAAGTTAAGCCCATcaacaaaggtgcagagccaaTTGGTTTTGAGCTGgtggagaaattatttcaaggtCAGCTGGTAATAAGGACTCGTTGCTTAGAATGTGAAAGtttaacagaaagaagagaagagtttCAAGACGTCATCGTACCAGTGCAAGAAGATGAGCTTTCCAAAGTAGAGGAGAGTCCTGAAAGTTCTTCAGAGCCAAAACCAGACATGAAGACCCTGAGATGGGCAATTTCCCAGTTTGCTTCAGTGGAGAGGAttggaggagaaaataaatatttctgtgaaaattgccatcaTTATACTGAAGCTGAACGAAGTCTTTTGTTTGACGCAATGCCTGAAGTTCTAACTATTCATTTGAAGTGCTTTGCTGCTAGTGGCTTGGAGTTTGATTGTTATGGTGGTGGACTTTCCAAGATCAACACTCCTTTACTGATACCCCTTAAACTGTCACTAGAAGAATGGAGCACAAAGCCAACCAAGGACAGCTATGGATTATTTGCAGTTGTGATGCATAGTGGCATTACAATTAGTAGCGGGCATTATACTGCTTCTGTGAAAGTCACTGACCTTAACAGTTTAGAAGTAGATGAGGAAAATTTTGTGATCGACCAAACGTGTGAAGTAGGTAAGCCAGGACCATCGAACAAGGAGGAAGCAAGGGGTGTGGTCAAAAACTATGACGATGAAGAAGTGTCGATTAGAGTCAGTGGAAATACCCAGCCAAGTAAAGTTTtgaacaaaaaaaatgtagacactCTTGGACTTCTCAGAGGACAAAAGACTCAAGCAGATTATGAGTTATTCAACAAAGCATCTCATCCTGATAAAGTTGCCAGTGCAGCATTTGctgaaaatagaaattctgagaCTAACAATACTAATGGGACCCATGAATCTGATAGAAACAAGGAATCCAATGACCAAACAGGCATTAACATgagtgattttgaaaacaaaatttcatatgcagtgcaAAGCTTAAAGGGGTATGAGGGGAAGTGGTTGCTTTTTAATGATTCTCAAGTGAAAGTTactgaagagaaggactttttgaattctctttccccttctacaTCTCCTACATCTACTCCTTACTtgctattttataagaaattatag